A portion of the Esox lucius isolate fEsoLuc1 chromosome 20, fEsoLuc1.pri, whole genome shotgun sequence genome contains these proteins:
- the gramd1a gene encoding protein Aster-A isoform X1, with protein MRTMSASNTGPKGSTAQHIPTLNILPPSSDTEAWSRSPSPRPPRRHHRPQRTKARTKKRSDEEHKDSPKPRWDGTEEEGAERVTGSSAPQRGHSPRLAPHEEDEVLGPTLDLLLPPSSRVSRSRSSSPGRRSRWSLRGLLGKESDWDSCSTASNSPRSTPGSSPSLRRRVLGGGGGGRTSDAEGGSVERPGERGGSDSPLPSSSAASAYPIASRHFSRNAKKMQSWYNVLSPTYKQRNEDFRKLFKKLPDTERLIVDYSCALQKDILLQGRLYLSENWLCFYSNIFRWETTITILLKDVTTLTKEKTAKLIPNAIQISTDHDKHFFTSFGARDRSYMMIFRLWQNALMDKPLSPKELWHIVHQCYGTELGLTSEDDDYVSPTSEHINGLLPVDESVSVSDLLDLSSLGAIASLGSSSPSSLAALFPSGPLPSGSSPPSTATCLPIDIPGSVSLEPPDPSPPSSQSSLPSTTHSAHTHTASLSASAATSFNVEEGGDGLLESANHAMPPSATSLGNLSLDQLTNDDELPTDPSNSSDTQEEGEVESFCADLAGRLHINMAVRMSVDKLHDLLFSADTHFIQHLFSQRHFTDLSVGEWQKDNSPSGNTTRVLSYTIAINNPLGPKTAPVVETQTLYKNSAPGECYVVDSEVITSGIPYQDYFYTVHRYCLTSISKHKSRLRVSSNICYRKQPWSLVKALIEKNTWSGIEEYYRHMESEVCKLETLLQSEVSVVTSGDAVGGDAAKTPPALRRRKRTCSRRQMDREREGGGAGVGERGDRGMGEERERRDAGGQYKHGERSRGGGSSISTILLIVSFMICVSLVVLVALNMLLFYKLYSLERAAHTLETWHSYSLSDSPLPQTAGEWAQVLQLQRQFHQAQLGKWQHILQSSVTLLDQMKQSLEKLHRGIVTPEVQKDPPSDSPSESLNEH; from the exons ATGAGGACTATGTCGGCGTCAAACACCGGACCAAAAGGCTCAACAGCCCAACACATCCCCACACTGAACATCCTCCCCCCGTCCTCAGACACCGAGGCCTGGTCCCGCTCCCCCAGTCCCAGGCCTCCTCGGCGCCACCACCGCCCCCAGCGGACCAAGGCCCGGACCAAGAAGAGGAGTGACGAAGAACACAAGGACTCTCCCAAACCCCGGTGGGATGGAACTGAGGAGGAGGGAGCGGAGCGGGTGACAGGGAGCTCTGCTCCTCAGAGAGGCCACTCGCCTCGCCTGGCACCCCACGAGGAGGACGAGGTCCTTGGCCCCACCCTGGATCTCCTACTGCCCCCGTCGTCTCGCGTCTCCCGGTCGCGTAGCTCGTCTCCTGGCCGGCGCTCACGCTGGTCTCTCAGGGGTCTGCTCGGAAAGGAGTCTGATTGGGACAGCTGCAG CACCGCCAGTAACTCCCCGCGCAGCACCCCAGGCAGTTCCCCATCCCTGCGGCGCCGGGtcttggggggtggggggggcggcAGGACCAGCGATGCAGAGGGCGGCTCGGTGGAACGCCCCGGGGAGCGGGGCGGTTCGGACAGCCCCCTGCCCTCCTCCTCCGCTGCCTCTGCCTACCCCATCGCCTCGCGCCACTTCAGCCGAAACGCCAAG AAAATGCAGAGCTGGTACAAT gtTCTCAGTCCCACTTATAAACAGCGCAATGAGGATTTCCGTAAACTGTTCAAGAAGCTGCCTGACACGGAACGTCTCATAGTGG ACTACTCCTGTGCGCTACAGAAGGACATCTTACTCCAGGGACGACTCTATCTTTCTGAGAACTGGCTCTGTTTCTACAGCAATATCTTCCGCTGGGAAACCACT ATCACcatcctgctgaaagatgtCACCACACTGACCAAGGAGAAGACTGCCAAGCTCATACCCAATGCCATTCAGATCAGCACTGACCACGATAAG CACTTCTTCACATCTTTTGGGGCAAGGGATCGAAGCTACATGATGATCTTCAGACTGTGGCAGAATGCACTGATGGACAAG CCCTTGTCCCCGAAGGAGCTGTGGCACATAGTGCATCAGTGTTACGGCACCGAGCTGGGTTTGACCAGCGAGGACGATGACTACGTCTCCCCCACCTCCGAGCACATTAACGGCCTGCT GCCAGTGGATgagtcagtctctgtctctgacctgtTGGACCTCAGCTCTTTGGGGGCCATAGCCTCTCTGGGCAGCTCGTCCCCCTCCTCTCTGGCAGCCTTGTTCCCCAGCGGTCCCCTGCCCTCCGGCTCCTCGCCCCCCTCCACTGCCACGTGTCTCCCGATAGACATCCCCGGGAGCGTCTCTCTGGAGCCCCCGGATCCCAGCCCGCCCAGTTCCCAGAGCTCGCTGCCATCCACCACACActccgcgcacacacacaccgcctcCTTGTCGGCCTCGGCAGCCACCTCTTTT AATGTGGAGGAGGGCGGCGACGGCCTGCTGGAGTCGGCCAATCATGCCATGCCCCCGTCTGCCACCAGCCTAGGGAACCTCTCATTGGACCAGCTCACCAACGACGACGAGCTGCCCACCGACCCCAGCAACTCGTCAGACACACAGGAAGAGG GCGAGGTGGAGTCGTTCTGTGCGGACCTGGCTGGCCGGCTGCACATCAACATGGCGGTGCGCATGAGTGTGGACAAGCTGCACGACCTGCTCTTTTCGGCCGACACACACTTCATTCAGCACCTCTTCTCCCAGCGCCACTTCACAG ACCTGTCCGTTGGTGAGTGGCAGAAAGACAACAGCCCTAGTGGCAACACCACCCGTGTCCTAAGTTACACCATCGCCATCAACAATCCCCTGGGCCCCAAGACCGCCCCCGTGGTGGAGACACAG ACGCTGTATAAAAACAGTGCTCCAGGCGAGTGTTACGTAGTGGACTCTGAGGTCATCACCTCTGGGATCCCCTACCAGGACTATTTCTACACTGTTCACCGCTACTGCCTCACTTCCATCAGCAAGCACAAGAGCAGACTCAG GGTGTCCTCAAACATCTGCTACCGGAAGCAGCCGTGGAGTCTGGTCAAAGCCCTGATCGAGAAGAACACCTGGAGTGGCATTGAGGAGTACTACCGACACATGG AGAGTGAAGTTTGTAAGCTGGAGACCCTCCTCCAGTCCGAGGTGTCGGTGGTGACCTCCGGGGACGCAGTGGGAGGAGACGCGGCTAAGACGCCCCCGGCCCTGCGCCGACGCAAACGCACCTGCTCCCGGCGCCAGATGGaccgggagagagagggaggcggcGCGGGAGTGGGAGAGCGAGGCGACCGAGggatgggagaggagagggagcggAGAGACGCGG GCGGCCAGTACAAACACGGAGAGCGGTCACGTGGAGGAGGCAGCAGCATCTCCACCATACTGCTCATAGTCAGCTTCAT GATCTGTGTGAG TCTGGTAGTGTTGGTGGCTCTCAACATGCTGTTATTCTACAAGCTGTATTCTCTGGAGAGAGCTGCGCACACGCTGGAGACGTGGCACTCCTACTCCCTCTCTGACAG TCCTCTGCCCCAGACAGCAGGCGAGTGGGCCCAGGTCCTTCAGCTCCAGAGACAATTCCACCAGGCCCAGCTGGGCAAATGGCAACACATCCTCCAGTCCTCAGTCACTTTGCTAGatcag ATGAAACAATCGCTGGAAAAGCTCCATCGAGGAATAGTCACTCCAGAAGTCCAGAAGGATCCCCCCTCTGATTCCCCTTCAGAGTCACTCAATGAGCACTGA
- the gramd1a gene encoding protein Aster-A isoform X2 gives MRTMSASNTGPKGSTAQHIPTLNILPPSSDTEAWSRSPSPRPPRRHHRPQRTKARTKKRSDEEHKDSPKPRWDGTEEEGAERVTGSSAPQRGHSPRLAPHEEDEVLGPTLDLLLPPSSRVSRSRSSSPGRRSRWSLRGLLGKESDWDSCSTASNSPRSTPGSSPSLRRRVLGGGGGGRTSDAEGGSVERPGERGGSDSPLPSSSAASAYPIASRHFSRNAKKMQSWYNVLSPTYKQRNEDFRKLFKKLPDTERLIVDYSCALQKDILLQGRLYLSENWLCFYSNIFRWETTITILLKDVTTLTKEKTAKLIPNAIQISTDHDKHFFTSFGARDRSYMMIFRLWQNALMDKPLSPKELWHIVHQCYGTELGLTSEDDDYVSPTSEHINGLLPVDESVSVSDLLDLSSLGAIASLGSSSPSSLAALFPSGPLPSGSSPPSTATCLPIDIPGSVSLEPPDPSPPSSQSSLPSTTHSAHTHTASLSASAATSFNVEEGGDGLLESANHAMPPSATSLGNLSLDQLTNDDELPTDPSNSSDTQEEGEVESFCADLAGRLHINMAVRMSVDKLHDLLFSADTHFIQHLFSQRHFTDLSVGEWQKDNSPSGNTTRVLSYTIAINNPLGPKTAPVVETQTLYKNSAPGECYVVDSEVITSGIPYQDYFYTVHRYCLTSISKHKSRLRVSSNICYRKQPWSLVKALIEKNTWSGIEEYYRHMESEVCKLETLLQSEVSVVTSGDAVGGDAAKTPPALRRRKRTCSRRQMDREREGGGAGVGERGDRGMGEERERRDAGGQYKHGERSRGGGSSISTILLIVSFILVVLVALNMLLFYKLYSLERAAHTLETWHSYSLSDSPLPQTAGEWAQVLQLQRQFHQAQLGKWQHILQSSVTLLDQMKQSLEKLHRGIVTPEVQKDPPSDSPSESLNEH, from the exons ATGAGGACTATGTCGGCGTCAAACACCGGACCAAAAGGCTCAACAGCCCAACACATCCCCACACTGAACATCCTCCCCCCGTCCTCAGACACCGAGGCCTGGTCCCGCTCCCCCAGTCCCAGGCCTCCTCGGCGCCACCACCGCCCCCAGCGGACCAAGGCCCGGACCAAGAAGAGGAGTGACGAAGAACACAAGGACTCTCCCAAACCCCGGTGGGATGGAACTGAGGAGGAGGGAGCGGAGCGGGTGACAGGGAGCTCTGCTCCTCAGAGAGGCCACTCGCCTCGCCTGGCACCCCACGAGGAGGACGAGGTCCTTGGCCCCACCCTGGATCTCCTACTGCCCCCGTCGTCTCGCGTCTCCCGGTCGCGTAGCTCGTCTCCTGGCCGGCGCTCACGCTGGTCTCTCAGGGGTCTGCTCGGAAAGGAGTCTGATTGGGACAGCTGCAG CACCGCCAGTAACTCCCCGCGCAGCACCCCAGGCAGTTCCCCATCCCTGCGGCGCCGGGtcttggggggtggggggggcggcAGGACCAGCGATGCAGAGGGCGGCTCGGTGGAACGCCCCGGGGAGCGGGGCGGTTCGGACAGCCCCCTGCCCTCCTCCTCCGCTGCCTCTGCCTACCCCATCGCCTCGCGCCACTTCAGCCGAAACGCCAAG AAAATGCAGAGCTGGTACAAT gtTCTCAGTCCCACTTATAAACAGCGCAATGAGGATTTCCGTAAACTGTTCAAGAAGCTGCCTGACACGGAACGTCTCATAGTGG ACTACTCCTGTGCGCTACAGAAGGACATCTTACTCCAGGGACGACTCTATCTTTCTGAGAACTGGCTCTGTTTCTACAGCAATATCTTCCGCTGGGAAACCACT ATCACcatcctgctgaaagatgtCACCACACTGACCAAGGAGAAGACTGCCAAGCTCATACCCAATGCCATTCAGATCAGCACTGACCACGATAAG CACTTCTTCACATCTTTTGGGGCAAGGGATCGAAGCTACATGATGATCTTCAGACTGTGGCAGAATGCACTGATGGACAAG CCCTTGTCCCCGAAGGAGCTGTGGCACATAGTGCATCAGTGTTACGGCACCGAGCTGGGTTTGACCAGCGAGGACGATGACTACGTCTCCCCCACCTCCGAGCACATTAACGGCCTGCT GCCAGTGGATgagtcagtctctgtctctgacctgtTGGACCTCAGCTCTTTGGGGGCCATAGCCTCTCTGGGCAGCTCGTCCCCCTCCTCTCTGGCAGCCTTGTTCCCCAGCGGTCCCCTGCCCTCCGGCTCCTCGCCCCCCTCCACTGCCACGTGTCTCCCGATAGACATCCCCGGGAGCGTCTCTCTGGAGCCCCCGGATCCCAGCCCGCCCAGTTCCCAGAGCTCGCTGCCATCCACCACACActccgcgcacacacacaccgcctcCTTGTCGGCCTCGGCAGCCACCTCTTTT AATGTGGAGGAGGGCGGCGACGGCCTGCTGGAGTCGGCCAATCATGCCATGCCCCCGTCTGCCACCAGCCTAGGGAACCTCTCATTGGACCAGCTCACCAACGACGACGAGCTGCCCACCGACCCCAGCAACTCGTCAGACACACAGGAAGAGG GCGAGGTGGAGTCGTTCTGTGCGGACCTGGCTGGCCGGCTGCACATCAACATGGCGGTGCGCATGAGTGTGGACAAGCTGCACGACCTGCTCTTTTCGGCCGACACACACTTCATTCAGCACCTCTTCTCCCAGCGCCACTTCACAG ACCTGTCCGTTGGTGAGTGGCAGAAAGACAACAGCCCTAGTGGCAACACCACCCGTGTCCTAAGTTACACCATCGCCATCAACAATCCCCTGGGCCCCAAGACCGCCCCCGTGGTGGAGACACAG ACGCTGTATAAAAACAGTGCTCCAGGCGAGTGTTACGTAGTGGACTCTGAGGTCATCACCTCTGGGATCCCCTACCAGGACTATTTCTACACTGTTCACCGCTACTGCCTCACTTCCATCAGCAAGCACAAGAGCAGACTCAG GGTGTCCTCAAACATCTGCTACCGGAAGCAGCCGTGGAGTCTGGTCAAAGCCCTGATCGAGAAGAACACCTGGAGTGGCATTGAGGAGTACTACCGACACATGG AGAGTGAAGTTTGTAAGCTGGAGACCCTCCTCCAGTCCGAGGTGTCGGTGGTGACCTCCGGGGACGCAGTGGGAGGAGACGCGGCTAAGACGCCCCCGGCCCTGCGCCGACGCAAACGCACCTGCTCCCGGCGCCAGATGGaccgggagagagagggaggcggcGCGGGAGTGGGAGAGCGAGGCGACCGAGggatgggagaggagagggagcggAGAGACGCGG GCGGCCAGTACAAACACGGAGAGCGGTCACGTGGAGGAGGCAGCAGCATCTCCACCATACTGCTCATAGTCAGCTTCAT TCTGGTAGTGTTGGTGGCTCTCAACATGCTGTTATTCTACAAGCTGTATTCTCTGGAGAGAGCTGCGCACACGCTGGAGACGTGGCACTCCTACTCCCTCTCTGACAG TCCTCTGCCCCAGACAGCAGGCGAGTGGGCCCAGGTCCTTCAGCTCCAGAGACAATTCCACCAGGCCCAGCTGGGCAAATGGCAACACATCCTCCAGTCCTCAGTCACTTTGCTAGatcag ATGAAACAATCGCTGGAAAAGCTCCATCGAGGAATAGTCACTCCAGAAGTCCAGAAGGATCCCCCCTCTGATTCCCCTTCAGAGTCACTCAATGAGCACTGA
- the gramd1a gene encoding protein Aster-A isoform X3, whose amino-acid sequence MLLMGSCEKVDFNITPRTVARLVFEAEQDNRNGGNSSNGSTASNSPRSTPGSSPSLRRRVLGGGGGGRTSDAEGGSVERPGERGGSDSPLPSSSAASAYPIASRHFSRNAKKMQSWYNVLSPTYKQRNEDFRKLFKKLPDTERLIVDYSCALQKDILLQGRLYLSENWLCFYSNIFRWETTITILLKDVTTLTKEKTAKLIPNAIQISTDHDKHFFTSFGARDRSYMMIFRLWQNALMDKPLSPKELWHIVHQCYGTELGLTSEDDDYVSPTSEHINGLLPVDESVSVSDLLDLSSLGAIASLGSSSPSSLAALFPSGPLPSGSSPPSTATCLPIDIPGSVSLEPPDPSPPSSQSSLPSTTHSAHTHTASLSASAATSFNVEEGGDGLLESANHAMPPSATSLGNLSLDQLTNDDELPTDPSNSSDTQEEGEVESFCADLAGRLHINMAVRMSVDKLHDLLFSADTHFIQHLFSQRHFTDLSVGEWQKDNSPSGNTTRVLSYTIAINNPLGPKTAPVVETQTLYKNSAPGECYVVDSEVITSGIPYQDYFYTVHRYCLTSISKHKSRLRVSSNICYRKQPWSLVKALIEKNTWSGIEEYYRHMESEVCKLETLLQSEVSVVTSGDAVGGDAAKTPPALRRRKRTCSRRQMDREREGGGAGVGERGDRGMGEERERRDAGGQYKHGERSRGGGSSISTILLIVSFMICVSLVVLVALNMLLFYKLYSLERAAHTLETWHSYSLSDSPLPQTAGEWAQVLQLQRQFHQAQLGKWQHILQSSVTLLDQMKQSLEKLHRGIVTPEVQKDPPSDSPSESLNEH is encoded by the exons CACCGCCAGTAACTCCCCGCGCAGCACCCCAGGCAGTTCCCCATCCCTGCGGCGCCGGGtcttggggggtggggggggcggcAGGACCAGCGATGCAGAGGGCGGCTCGGTGGAACGCCCCGGGGAGCGGGGCGGTTCGGACAGCCCCCTGCCCTCCTCCTCCGCTGCCTCTGCCTACCCCATCGCCTCGCGCCACTTCAGCCGAAACGCCAAG AAAATGCAGAGCTGGTACAAT gtTCTCAGTCCCACTTATAAACAGCGCAATGAGGATTTCCGTAAACTGTTCAAGAAGCTGCCTGACACGGAACGTCTCATAGTGG ACTACTCCTGTGCGCTACAGAAGGACATCTTACTCCAGGGACGACTCTATCTTTCTGAGAACTGGCTCTGTTTCTACAGCAATATCTTCCGCTGGGAAACCACT ATCACcatcctgctgaaagatgtCACCACACTGACCAAGGAGAAGACTGCCAAGCTCATACCCAATGCCATTCAGATCAGCACTGACCACGATAAG CACTTCTTCACATCTTTTGGGGCAAGGGATCGAAGCTACATGATGATCTTCAGACTGTGGCAGAATGCACTGATGGACAAG CCCTTGTCCCCGAAGGAGCTGTGGCACATAGTGCATCAGTGTTACGGCACCGAGCTGGGTTTGACCAGCGAGGACGATGACTACGTCTCCCCCACCTCCGAGCACATTAACGGCCTGCT GCCAGTGGATgagtcagtctctgtctctgacctgtTGGACCTCAGCTCTTTGGGGGCCATAGCCTCTCTGGGCAGCTCGTCCCCCTCCTCTCTGGCAGCCTTGTTCCCCAGCGGTCCCCTGCCCTCCGGCTCCTCGCCCCCCTCCACTGCCACGTGTCTCCCGATAGACATCCCCGGGAGCGTCTCTCTGGAGCCCCCGGATCCCAGCCCGCCCAGTTCCCAGAGCTCGCTGCCATCCACCACACActccgcgcacacacacaccgcctcCTTGTCGGCCTCGGCAGCCACCTCTTTT AATGTGGAGGAGGGCGGCGACGGCCTGCTGGAGTCGGCCAATCATGCCATGCCCCCGTCTGCCACCAGCCTAGGGAACCTCTCATTGGACCAGCTCACCAACGACGACGAGCTGCCCACCGACCCCAGCAACTCGTCAGACACACAGGAAGAGG GCGAGGTGGAGTCGTTCTGTGCGGACCTGGCTGGCCGGCTGCACATCAACATGGCGGTGCGCATGAGTGTGGACAAGCTGCACGACCTGCTCTTTTCGGCCGACACACACTTCATTCAGCACCTCTTCTCCCAGCGCCACTTCACAG ACCTGTCCGTTGGTGAGTGGCAGAAAGACAACAGCCCTAGTGGCAACACCACCCGTGTCCTAAGTTACACCATCGCCATCAACAATCCCCTGGGCCCCAAGACCGCCCCCGTGGTGGAGACACAG ACGCTGTATAAAAACAGTGCTCCAGGCGAGTGTTACGTAGTGGACTCTGAGGTCATCACCTCTGGGATCCCCTACCAGGACTATTTCTACACTGTTCACCGCTACTGCCTCACTTCCATCAGCAAGCACAAGAGCAGACTCAG GGTGTCCTCAAACATCTGCTACCGGAAGCAGCCGTGGAGTCTGGTCAAAGCCCTGATCGAGAAGAACACCTGGAGTGGCATTGAGGAGTACTACCGACACATGG AGAGTGAAGTTTGTAAGCTGGAGACCCTCCTCCAGTCCGAGGTGTCGGTGGTGACCTCCGGGGACGCAGTGGGAGGAGACGCGGCTAAGACGCCCCCGGCCCTGCGCCGACGCAAACGCACCTGCTCCCGGCGCCAGATGGaccgggagagagagggaggcggcGCGGGAGTGGGAGAGCGAGGCGACCGAGggatgggagaggagagggagcggAGAGACGCGG GCGGCCAGTACAAACACGGAGAGCGGTCACGTGGAGGAGGCAGCAGCATCTCCACCATACTGCTCATAGTCAGCTTCAT GATCTGTGTGAG TCTGGTAGTGTTGGTGGCTCTCAACATGCTGTTATTCTACAAGCTGTATTCTCTGGAGAGAGCTGCGCACACGCTGGAGACGTGGCACTCCTACTCCCTCTCTGACAG TCCTCTGCCCCAGACAGCAGGCGAGTGGGCCCAGGTCCTTCAGCTCCAGAGACAATTCCACCAGGCCCAGCTGGGCAAATGGCAACACATCCTCCAGTCCTCAGTCACTTTGCTAGatcag ATGAAACAATCGCTGGAAAAGCTCCATCGAGGAATAGTCACTCCAGAAGTCCAGAAGGATCCCCCCTCTGATTCCCCTTCAGAGTCACTCAATGAGCACTGA
- the gramd1a gene encoding protein Aster-A isoform X4, which yields MFDTASNSPRSTPGSSPSLRRRVLGGGGGGRTSDAEGGSVERPGERGGSDSPLPSSSAASAYPIASRHFSRNAKKMQSWYNVLSPTYKQRNEDFRKLFKKLPDTERLIVDYSCALQKDILLQGRLYLSENWLCFYSNIFRWETTITILLKDVTTLTKEKTAKLIPNAIQISTDHDKHFFTSFGARDRSYMMIFRLWQNALMDKPLSPKELWHIVHQCYGTELGLTSEDDDYVSPTSEHINGLLPVDESVSVSDLLDLSSLGAIASLGSSSPSSLAALFPSGPLPSGSSPPSTATCLPIDIPGSVSLEPPDPSPPSSQSSLPSTTHSAHTHTASLSASAATSFNVEEGGDGLLESANHAMPPSATSLGNLSLDQLTNDDELPTDPSNSSDTQEEGEVESFCADLAGRLHINMAVRMSVDKLHDLLFSADTHFIQHLFSQRHFTDLSVGEWQKDNSPSGNTTRVLSYTIAINNPLGPKTAPVVETQTLYKNSAPGECYVVDSEVITSGIPYQDYFYTVHRYCLTSISKHKSRLRVSSNICYRKQPWSLVKALIEKNTWSGIEEYYRHMESEVCKLETLLQSEVSVVTSGDAVGGDAAKTPPALRRRKRTCSRRQMDREREGGGAGVGERGDRGMGEERERRDAGGQYKHGERSRGGGSSISTILLIVSFMICVSLVVLVALNMLLFYKLYSLERAAHTLETWHSYSLSDSPLPQTAGEWAQVLQLQRQFHQAQLGKWQHILQSSVTLLDQMKQSLEKLHRGIVTPEVQKDPPSDSPSESLNEH from the exons ATGTTCGA CACCGCCAGTAACTCCCCGCGCAGCACCCCAGGCAGTTCCCCATCCCTGCGGCGCCGGGtcttggggggtggggggggcggcAGGACCAGCGATGCAGAGGGCGGCTCGGTGGAACGCCCCGGGGAGCGGGGCGGTTCGGACAGCCCCCTGCCCTCCTCCTCCGCTGCCTCTGCCTACCCCATCGCCTCGCGCCACTTCAGCCGAAACGCCAAG AAAATGCAGAGCTGGTACAAT gtTCTCAGTCCCACTTATAAACAGCGCAATGAGGATTTCCGTAAACTGTTCAAGAAGCTGCCTGACACGGAACGTCTCATAGTGG ACTACTCCTGTGCGCTACAGAAGGACATCTTACTCCAGGGACGACTCTATCTTTCTGAGAACTGGCTCTGTTTCTACAGCAATATCTTCCGCTGGGAAACCACT ATCACcatcctgctgaaagatgtCACCACACTGACCAAGGAGAAGACTGCCAAGCTCATACCCAATGCCATTCAGATCAGCACTGACCACGATAAG CACTTCTTCACATCTTTTGGGGCAAGGGATCGAAGCTACATGATGATCTTCAGACTGTGGCAGAATGCACTGATGGACAAG CCCTTGTCCCCGAAGGAGCTGTGGCACATAGTGCATCAGTGTTACGGCACCGAGCTGGGTTTGACCAGCGAGGACGATGACTACGTCTCCCCCACCTCCGAGCACATTAACGGCCTGCT GCCAGTGGATgagtcagtctctgtctctgacctgtTGGACCTCAGCTCTTTGGGGGCCATAGCCTCTCTGGGCAGCTCGTCCCCCTCCTCTCTGGCAGCCTTGTTCCCCAGCGGTCCCCTGCCCTCCGGCTCCTCGCCCCCCTCCACTGCCACGTGTCTCCCGATAGACATCCCCGGGAGCGTCTCTCTGGAGCCCCCGGATCCCAGCCCGCCCAGTTCCCAGAGCTCGCTGCCATCCACCACACActccgcgcacacacacaccgcctcCTTGTCGGCCTCGGCAGCCACCTCTTTT AATGTGGAGGAGGGCGGCGACGGCCTGCTGGAGTCGGCCAATCATGCCATGCCCCCGTCTGCCACCAGCCTAGGGAACCTCTCATTGGACCAGCTCACCAACGACGACGAGCTGCCCACCGACCCCAGCAACTCGTCAGACACACAGGAAGAGG GCGAGGTGGAGTCGTTCTGTGCGGACCTGGCTGGCCGGCTGCACATCAACATGGCGGTGCGCATGAGTGTGGACAAGCTGCACGACCTGCTCTTTTCGGCCGACACACACTTCATTCAGCACCTCTTCTCCCAGCGCCACTTCACAG ACCTGTCCGTTGGTGAGTGGCAGAAAGACAACAGCCCTAGTGGCAACACCACCCGTGTCCTAAGTTACACCATCGCCATCAACAATCCCCTGGGCCCCAAGACCGCCCCCGTGGTGGAGACACAG ACGCTGTATAAAAACAGTGCTCCAGGCGAGTGTTACGTAGTGGACTCTGAGGTCATCACCTCTGGGATCCCCTACCAGGACTATTTCTACACTGTTCACCGCTACTGCCTCACTTCCATCAGCAAGCACAAGAGCAGACTCAG GGTGTCCTCAAACATCTGCTACCGGAAGCAGCCGTGGAGTCTGGTCAAAGCCCTGATCGAGAAGAACACCTGGAGTGGCATTGAGGAGTACTACCGACACATGG AGAGTGAAGTTTGTAAGCTGGAGACCCTCCTCCAGTCCGAGGTGTCGGTGGTGACCTCCGGGGACGCAGTGGGAGGAGACGCGGCTAAGACGCCCCCGGCCCTGCGCCGACGCAAACGCACCTGCTCCCGGCGCCAGATGGaccgggagagagagggaggcggcGCGGGAGTGGGAGAGCGAGGCGACCGAGggatgggagaggagagggagcggAGAGACGCGG GCGGCCAGTACAAACACGGAGAGCGGTCACGTGGAGGAGGCAGCAGCATCTCCACCATACTGCTCATAGTCAGCTTCAT GATCTGTGTGAG TCTGGTAGTGTTGGTGGCTCTCAACATGCTGTTATTCTACAAGCTGTATTCTCTGGAGAGAGCTGCGCACACGCTGGAGACGTGGCACTCCTACTCCCTCTCTGACAG TCCTCTGCCCCAGACAGCAGGCGAGTGGGCCCAGGTCCTTCAGCTCCAGAGACAATTCCACCAGGCCCAGCTGGGCAAATGGCAACACATCCTCCAGTCCTCAGTCACTTTGCTAGatcag ATGAAACAATCGCTGGAAAAGCTCCATCGAGGAATAGTCACTCCAGAAGTCCAGAAGGATCCCCCCTCTGATTCCCCTTCAGAGTCACTCAATGAGCACTGA